The following proteins are encoded in a genomic region of Cervus elaphus chromosome 15, mCerEla1.1, whole genome shotgun sequence:
- the DENND10 gene encoding DENN domain-containing protein 10 isoform X2 gives MYLKHGSPVKMMESYIAVLTKGICQSEENGSFLSKDFDARKAYLAGSIKDIVSQFGMETVILHTALMLKKRIVVYHPKIEAVQEFTRTLPALVWHRQDWTILHSYVHLDADELEALQMCPGYIAGFVDLEVSNRSDLYDVFVNLADSEITIAPLAKEAMTMGKLHKEVGQLIVQSAEDPEKSDSQVIQDISLKTKEIFTNLAPFSEVSDDGEKRVLNYEALKQRRFPPATENFLYHLAAAEQMLKI, from the exons ATGTACCTGAAGCACGGGAGCCCAGTTAAGATGATGGAGAGCTACATCGCAGTTCTCACGAAGGGGATATGCCAGAGTGAAGAAAATGGCTCTTTCCTTAGCAAGGACTTTGATGCCCGAAAGGCATACCTTGCAGGTTCCatcaaag acATTGTATCTCAGTTTGGAATGGAAACTGTTATCTTACACACAGCACTGATGCTAAAGAAAAGAATTGTCGTCTATCACCCCAAAATAGAAGCTGTCCAGGAGTTTACCAG GACTCTGCCTGCCCTGGTATGGCATCGACAGGACTGGACAATACTTCACTCCTACGTGCACCTGGATGCCGATGAACTGGAAGCCCTACAGATGTGCCCAG GTTACATCGCTGGATTTGTGGACTTGGAGGTGAGCAATAGATCAGACCTGTACGATGTGTTTGTGAATCTGGCAGACAGTGAGATCACCATTGCCCCCCTCGCAAAAG AGGCCATGACAATGGGCAAACTGCATAAAGAAGTTGGTCAGTTAATTGTCCAGTCGGCAGAAGATCCGGAGAAGTCAGACAGCCAAGTTATACAG GATATCTccctaaaaacaaaagaaatcttcACCAACCTGGCTCCATTCTCAGAAGTTTCGGATGATGGAGAAAAGCGAGTGCTCAATTATGAGGCACTAAAGCAAAGACGGTTTCCGCCAGCCACAGAAAACTTCCTCTACCATCTAGCCGCCGCGGAGCAAATGCTAAAAATCTGA
- the SFXN4 gene encoding sideroflexin-4, with amino-acid sequence MEPNVRFWITERQSFIQRVLQWTDLLDPTNLVLSIEKIEKSRQLLLTNEDASRGDLEDKRIQEAWKRSLSTVHPDNSRLIPGPFRPAALLPFTAPTLFLSMLPVKSLKSMILPQASFYTYSTVFNIVNGNASYDRRAHESLLLGAGVIVSSTFLGLFPRLLQVKLSMNSVLSRNVIPVIILAQLSGMNVIASRSLEPIRGIEVMDKEGNVIGYSRKAGTKAVKDTATSRVVLFGTSAFIPEVFAYFFKRTQFFLQNPWSLWTLKFSCTILVMGLMVPVSFSIFPQIRRIQCSELEKEIQSATEETELFYNRGV; translated from the exons ATGGAGCCCAACGTGCGCTTCTGGATCACCGAACGCCAA TCTTTTATTCAAAGAGTTCTTCAGTGGACAGACTTGTTGGATCCTACGAATTTGGTCCTTTCAATT gaaaaaatagaaaaatcgaGGCAACTCTTGTTAACAAATGAAGATGCATCCAGAGGTGACTTGGAGGACAAAAGG ATACAAGAAGCCTGGAAGAGAAGTCTT TCCACAGTGCATCCTGACAATAGCAGGCTAATCCCTGGTCCTTTTCGACCTGCAG CTCTCCTGCCTTTCACGGCACCCACG CTATTTCTGTCAATGCTACCGGTGAAAAGTCTGAAGTCCATGATTTTACCTCAG GCCTCCTTCTACACCTACAGTACAGTCTTCAACATCGTCAATGGAAATGCAAGTTAT GATCGTCGTGCACACGAGAGCTTATTACTAGGTGCAGGAGTGATTGTGTCTTCAACTTTTTTGGgc TTATTCCCTCGTTTGCTCCAAGTAAAGCTTTCAATGAATAGCGTTCTGAGCAGAAACGTCATTCCCGTCATCATTCTCG CCCAGCTCAGTGGGATGAACGTGATCGCCTCCCGAAGTTTGGAGCCCATACGCGGGATCGAGGTCATGGACAAGGAAGGCAATGTCATAGGTTATTCCAGAAAAGCCGGGACAAAG GCCGTTAAAGATACAGCAACATCCAGAGTTGTGCTGTTTGGGACCTCTGCGTTTATTCCTGAAGTCTTCgcatacttttttaaaag GACCCAGTTTTTCCTGCAGAATCCATGGTCACTGTGGACCCTGAAGTTTTCTTGTACGATCCTCGTCATGGGATTGATGGTACCAGTTTCCTTCAGCATCTTCCCACAGATCAGACGG aTACAGTGCAGTGAGCTTGAAAAGGAAATTCAGTCGGCAACAGAAGAAACAGAACTCTTCTATAACAGAGGGGTGTAG
- the PRDX3 gene encoding thioredoxin-dependent peroxide reductase, mitochondrial produces MAAAAGRLLRASLARHVSAVPWGISASAALRPAASRRMFLTNALWSGSDQAKFAFSTSSSYHAPAVTQHAPYFKGTAVVSGEFKEISLDDFKGKYLVLFFYPLDFTFVCPTEIIAFSDKANEFHDVNCEVVAVSVDSHFSHLAWINTPRKNGGLGHMNIALLSDLTKQISRDYGVLLEGPGLALRGLFIIDPNGVIKHLSVNDLPVGRSVEETLRLVKAFQFVETHGEVCPANWTPESPTIKPHPTASREYFEKVNQ; encoded by the exons ATGGCGGCCGCGGCGGGAAGGTTGCTCCGGGCTTCG CTCGCCCGACATGTGAGTGCCGTTCCTTGGGGCATTTCTGCCTCTGCAGCCCTTAGGCCTGCTGCTTCTCGAAGAATGTTTTTGACAAATGCCTTGTGGTCTGGTTCTGATCAAGCAAAATTCGCCTTTAGCACCA gttcctcataccATGCCCCCGCCGTCACCCAGCATGCCCCCTATTTTAAGGGTACAGCCGTTGTCAGCGGAGAGTTCAAAGAAATTAGCCTTGATGACTTTAAGGGGAAATATTTGGTGCTCTTCTTCTATCCTTTGGATTT CACCTTTGTGTGTCCTACAGAAATTATTGCTTTCAGTGACAAAGCCAATGAATTTCATGATGTGAACTGTGAAGTCGTTGCAGTGTCGGTGGATTCCCACTTCAGCCACCTGGCCTGGATAAACACGCCGAGGaag AATGGCGGTTTGGGCCATATGAACATCGCACTCTTGTCAGATTTGACCAAACAGATTTCCCGAGACTACGGTGTGCTGTTAGAAGGTCCTGGCCTTGCGCTACG CGGTCTCTTCATAATTGACCCCAACGGAGTTATCAAGCATCTGAGCGTCAATGATCTCCCAGTGGGCCGAAGCGTGGAAGAGACCCTCCGCTTGGTGAAGGCGTTCCAGTTTGTGGAAACCCATGGAGAAGTCTGCCCGGCCAACTGGACACCCGAGTCTCCTACA atCAAGCCCCATCCAACTGCTTCCAGAGAATACTTTGAGAAGGTAAATCAGTAG